One Polaribacter sp. SA4-12 genomic window carries:
- a CDS encoding ABC transporter permease codes for MKQLLKTFKVAFQSINKNRTRSLLTALGIIIGVAAVIMTISAGEGATQAVQSQISGLGTNLLMITTKTEHRAGIDVRMGRPVDEKDFNILQKNSVWMLKLSPLIANGVRAIGPQGNKSTTIYGVSSDYFDILSREIVSGDIFTDEDVKAARKVCVIGETIKKELFIGEDPIGRQIRINKVPFTIVGLLKEEGKGTMGQDQDDMLIAPYTTIQNRLYGHRRGYNMIMASAISEDHIVDAEIEVTELLRESHRILESEEDDFEVTTQIELQEITGNVTGILTLILGAIASISLIVGGIGIMNIMLVSVTERTREIGTRLAIGARESDILTQFLIEAIVLSLVGGVIGIVLGIIGNQIIYKATDFYIPTAVNSILIGFGFSVLVGIVFGYFPARKAARLNPIDALRYE; via the coding sequence ATGAAGCAATTACTAAAAACATTTAAAGTCGCTTTTCAATCTATTAATAAAAATAGAACGCGAAGTTTGCTTACAGCGCTTGGTATTATTATTGGTGTTGCTGCTGTTATTATGACCATTTCTGCAGGAGAAGGAGCAACGCAAGCAGTACAAAGTCAAATATCTGGGTTAGGCACCAACTTGTTAATGATCACCACTAAAACAGAACACAGAGCAGGTATTGATGTAAGAATGGGAAGACCTGTTGATGAAAAAGACTTTAATATTTTACAGAAAAACTCGGTTTGGATGTTAAAATTATCACCATTAATAGCAAATGGAGTAAGAGCTATTGGTCCGCAAGGAAATAAATCGACCACAATTTATGGAGTATCATCAGATTATTTCGACATTTTAAGTCGAGAAATTGTTTCAGGAGATATTTTTACTGATGAAGATGTAAAAGCAGCGCGTAAAGTTTGTGTAATTGGCGAAACCATTAAAAAAGAACTCTTTATAGGAGAAGATCCTATAGGGCGACAAATTAGAATTAACAAAGTACCGTTTACTATTGTTGGCCTCTTAAAAGAAGAAGGAAAAGGTACAATGGGGCAAGATCAGGATGATATGTTAATTGCACCTTATACAACAATACAAAACAGATTGTACGGACATAGAAGAGGCTATAATATGATAATGGCAAGCGCTATAAGTGAAGATCATATTGTAGATGCAGAAATTGAAGTAACCGAACTTTTAAGAGAATCGCATCGTATTTTAGAAAGTGAAGAGGATGATTTTGAAGTGACAACTCAAATTGAACTACAAGAAATAACAGGGAATGTTACAGGTATTTTAACGTTAATATTAGGTGCCATTGCAAGTATTTCTCTTATTGTTGGTGGTATTGGTATTATGAATATTATGTTGGTTTCTGTTACAGAACGTACAAGAGAAATAGGAACTCGTTTGGCAATCGGAGCAAGAGAAAGTGATATTTTAACCCAGTTTTTAATTGAAGCGATTGTACTGAGTTTAGTTGGTGGTGTTATAGGTATTGTATTAGGTATTATTGGCAACCAAATTATTTATAAAGCAACTGATTTCTATATACCAACAGCAGTAAATTCTATCTTAATAGGTTTTGGTTTTTCGGTATTGGTAGGTATTGTTTTTGGCTATTTTCCTGCTAGAAAAGCAGCTAGATTAAATCCTATTGATGCTTTACGTTATGAGTAG
- a CDS encoding efflux RND transporter periplasmic adaptor subunit has translation MKRLKWIIPLILAIGILAYFIVIKPQLDTKNIEFTYTSLKKGNIESIVSSTGTLEAINTVEIGTQISGTIKKIYVDYNEKVKAGQLLAEMDLKLLKTNLISAQANLAVSKAQLNQAKEEYDRSKILFEKGVIAQQEFSNIKYTYEQATGTNKAAAANVNNIQVTMQFARITSPISGTITERSVEEGQTVAASFATPRMFIIAEDLSKMQILADVDESDIGYVHNKMKVRFSVQTYPEKEFLGVVSQIRLQPIQVNNVVNYQVVVNVDNTDGLLLPGMTTNLEFITQKANNVFLINNSALRFRPNELMLKNLKPVLEEKAKKNLPDSIYQKFTKAINNDETYIPTRFKKGLPSSIDGFFYKNTNGNISFKFIEIGIKTGLQSQIKRFYDGSEVSEGIKAINGIKSKK, from the coding sequence ATGAAAAGATTAAAATGGATTATACCGTTAATTTTAGCAATAGGAATTTTAGCTTATTTTATTGTTATAAAACCACAATTAGATACCAAAAATATAGAATTTACCTATACTTCATTAAAAAAAGGAAACATTGAATCCATCGTTTCAAGTACAGGAACTTTAGAGGCTATTAATACGGTTGAAATTGGGACACAAATTTCTGGAACGATAAAAAAGATTTATGTTGATTATAATGAGAAGGTAAAGGCTGGACAACTGTTAGCTGAAATGGATTTAAAATTATTAAAAACAAACTTAATTAGTGCTCAAGCTAATTTAGCGGTAAGTAAAGCACAATTAAATCAGGCAAAAGAAGAATACGACAGAAGTAAAATATTGTTTGAAAAAGGAGTGATTGCACAACAAGAATTTTCGAACATAAAATATACTTATGAGCAAGCTACAGGTACAAATAAAGCCGCTGCTGCTAATGTGAATAACATTCAGGTTACCATGCAGTTTGCACGTATTACTTCACCAATAAGTGGTACAATTACAGAAAGAAGTGTAGAAGAAGGACAAACAGTAGCAGCTTCATTTGCAACACCAAGAATGTTTATTATTGCAGAAGATCTTTCTAAAATGCAAATCTTAGCAGATGTAGATGAAAGCGATATTGGTTATGTTCATAATAAAATGAAGGTTCGTTTTAGTGTACAAACGTATCCAGAGAAAGAGTTTTTGGGAGTTGTAAGCCAAATTAGATTGCAACCTATTCAAGTTAATAACGTAGTAAATTACCAAGTAGTTGTTAATGTTGATAATACTGATGGCTTATTATTACCAGGTATGACAACAAACCTTGAGTTTATTACCCAGAAAGCAAACAATGTATTTCTTATCAATAATTCTGCCTTACGTTTTAGACCTAACGAATTAATGCTTAAAAATTTAAAACCTGTTTTAGAAGAAAAAGCTAAAAAAAATCTTCCAGATTCTATTTATCAAAAGTTTACAAAAGCAATTAATAATGATGAAACATATATCCCTACAAGGTTTAAAAAAGGTTTACCCTCGAGTATAGATGGTTTTTTCTATAAAAATACGAACGGAAATATCAGTTTTAAATTCATTGAAATTGGTATAAAAACAGGGTTGCAATCACAAATTAAACGATTTTATGATGGTTCTGAAGTATCAGAAGGTATAAAAGCAATCAATGGTATTAAATCAAAAAAATAG
- a CDS encoding dihydrofolate reductase family protein, with protein sequence MNSKNSVFIATSLDGYIADKNGGIDWLYSIQNPTNDDMGYVEFTNNIDALVMGRTTFETVCGFDVDWPYDKPVFVLSTTLNEIPESYKGKAFLVNGTLTEILEQIHKKGYHRLYIDGGTMIRSFLKDDLIDEMRITTIPILLGGGSPLFSNLPKELSFELVKAKTFLNQLTQNHYKRKK encoded by the coding sequence ATGAACAGTAAAAACAGTGTATTTATTGCAACAAGTTTAGATGGTTATATCGCAGACAAAAATGGTGGAATTGATTGGCTTTATTCAATCCAAAATCCTACTAATGACGACATGGGATATGTAGAATTCACCAACAATATTGATGCACTTGTTATGGGACGCACAACATTTGAAACTGTCTGTGGCTTTGATGTTGATTGGCCTTATGATAAACCCGTATTTGTATTGAGTACTACTTTAAACGAAATACCTGAAAGTTATAAAGGAAAAGCCTTTTTGGTTAATGGAACATTGACAGAAATTTTAGAGCAGATTCATAAAAAAGGATATCATCGACTTTACATTGATGGAGGAACTATGATAAGAAGTTTTTTAAAAGACGATTTAATTGACGAAATGAGAATTACTACAATTCCGATTTTATTAGGTGGTGGTTCTCCTTTGTTTTCAAACCTTCCAAAAGAACTGAGTTTTGAACTTGTGAAAGCGAAAACATTTTTGAATCAATTGACACAAAATCATTACAAGCGAAAGAAATAA
- a CDS encoding MFS transporter → MQERSLQRISLSTYFLLSGICFSSWASRIPTIKDNFNFSEEQLGNMLMIMPASAIIGIPLSGWLVSKYDSRIPQQFAYVFFSIALLLIGFSTSLPLLIFALFLFAVSLRILNISINTQSIFLQEKFEKRIVGAFHGLWSIGGVIGVLFTTLMLKLNISIQMHFLMVAIFTLITIFIAYPYLIKNDKAKAGNKFKLEKPNKYIMLLGLMVFLAAVCEGGMYDWNGVYFKDVVKEEVFTYGYLLFMICMSIYRLTIDKLIDYFGMKKLYFLSSILIMSGVSIAVMIPEFWPALIGFCLVGIGVSGLFPMTFILAGKAKKYSTGIVISIVGTYSTVGMFLGPPIIGYLAESFGLQKAFIVFIIGGFLFIPLTISVFNHLKKI, encoded by the coding sequence ATGCAAGAAAGAAGTTTACAACGAATTTCACTCTCAACTTATTTTTTATTATCAGGTATTTGTTTTTCTTCTTGGGCATCAAGAATTCCAACAATAAAAGACAATTTTAATTTTAGTGAAGAGCAATTAGGTAATATGCTAATGATAATGCCTGCAAGTGCTATTATTGGTATTCCGCTTTCTGGTTGGTTGGTCTCAAAATACGATAGTAGAATACCGCAACAATTTGCCTATGTATTCTTTTCTATAGCACTTCTGTTAATTGGTTTTTCAACGAGTTTACCCTTACTTATTTTTGCGCTGTTTCTATTTGCGGTAAGTTTAAGAATCTTAAACATATCTATAAATACACAATCTATTTTTTTACAAGAAAAATTTGAAAAACGCATAGTTGGTGCTTTTCATGGTTTATGGAGTATTGGTGGCGTAATAGGTGTTTTATTTACAACCTTAATGTTGAAACTAAACATTTCTATTCAAATGCATTTTTTGATGGTTGCTATTTTTACATTGATTACCATTTTTATTGCATATCCTTATTTAATAAAAAATGATAAAGCGAAAGCTGGAAATAAATTTAAGTTAGAGAAGCCCAACAAATACATTATGCTTTTAGGTTTAATGGTATTTCTTGCTGCTGTTTGTGAAGGCGGAATGTATGATTGGAATGGCGTTTACTTTAAAGATGTAGTAAAAGAAGAAGTTTTTACGTACGGATATTTACTTTTTATGATTTGTATGTCTATTTATAGATTAACGATAGACAAATTGATCGATTATTTTGGAATGAAAAAGTTATATTTTTTAAGTTCCATTTTAATAATGAGTGGAGTTTCAATCGCTGTAATGATACCTGAATTCTGGCCTGCACTTATTGGTTTTTGTTTGGTAGGAATAGGTGTTTCAGGTCTTTTTCCTATGACATTTATATTGGCAGGTAAAGCAAAAAAGTATTCTACAGGAATCGTTATTTCAATCGTAGGGACTTATTCTACAGTGGGTATGTTTTTAGGCCCTCCTATAATTGGGTATTTAGCAGAGTCTTTCGGGTTGCAAAAAGCGTTTATTGTATTTATAATTGGTGGGTTTCTATTTATTCCTTTAACAATAAGTGTATTCAATCATTTAAAAAAGATTTAA
- a CDS encoding ABC transporter ATP-binding protein → MPKKKVIETRKLNRVFKTGDIEVHALSNINIVIEEGEFVALMGSSGSGKSTLLHILGCLDQPTSGEYYLDGVFVNTLNKNQLADIRNQKIGFIFQSYNLLSRTTALENVELPLVYDRTDRFTNSKELAKKALEQVGLGNRIHHKTNELSGGQQQRVAIARALVNNPALILSDEATGNLDSKTSIDIADLFVRLNNEGKTILMITHEPEIANFAKRMIYLRDGRVLTDEQIKNRSTKESALKDLELTT, encoded by the coding sequence ATGCCAAAAAAGAAAGTCATAGAAACTAGGAAATTAAATCGTGTATTTAAAACGGGGGACATAGAAGTACATGCACTTTCTAACATTAATATTGTTATTGAAGAAGGAGAATTTGTTGCTCTTATGGGATCTTCTGGTTCAGGAAAATCAACCTTACTACATATTTTAGGCTGCTTGGATCAACCTACTTCTGGCGAGTATTATTTAGACGGAGTGTTTGTAAATACTTTGAATAAAAATCAACTAGCAGATATTCGGAATCAAAAAATCGGATTCATTTTTCAAAGTTATAATCTACTATCACGAACAACAGCGCTCGAAAACGTAGAATTACCATTGGTTTATGACAGAACAGATCGTTTTACAAATTCTAAAGAGCTCGCAAAAAAAGCATTAGAACAAGTAGGATTGGGAAATCGCATACACCATAAAACGAATGAACTTTCTGGAGGACAACAACAGCGTGTTGCTATTGCTAGAGCTTTGGTAAACAACCCTGCGTTAATTCTTTCTGATGAAGCCACAGGTAATTTAGATAGTAAAACCAGTATTGATATTGCAGATTTGTTTGTCCGTTTAAATAACGAAGGAAAAACAATTTTAATGATTACACACGAACCCGAAATTGCAAATTTTGCAAAACGGATGATTTATTTAAGAGATGGTCGCGTTTTAACCGACGAGCAAATTAAAAATAGAAGTACTAAAGAAAGTGCTTTAAAAGATTTAGAGTTAACTACTTAA